One Magnolia sinica isolate HGM2019 chromosome 2, MsV1, whole genome shotgun sequence genomic window, cttacatcactgaagtgccccacagagccctaccttAACGGGCTAACATCCGGGCGGgtgtaggatgcaatccgcgtcacTGTGTTTGACACCAGTGTGTGAATAAAATTTAATCCAAATATGCCCATCGTATAtgtaagggtttgaatttaattactatattaattttaatatatgtaattaatgagatatataatttttgacgcAATAGTTGCGATAAGCCTACTGAAAgttgctttgcccgaaaatgatgaaactccgagtctcaaatggaccacaagcaTAATATATTGGCTGACcaatgatttttggtcatttatttACATACGCAATATTTGGATAGTATTGGACAatatttggatagtgctgatttacatgactAATATTAGAATGGCGCTAATTATTATCAGTAGGCCATCTGCCCAATAAAATGATAACGCATAGTAGCGCACATATTACACTTGCaaatattgaaatgattttagggcgtgcgattagaagggattaggtgggatgagattcaaaaacacataattattacccatagcagggattgtccctgttgccatgggataagattaataacGTGCTTTGTTGATTATATGGACGTACATGGAATGGATATACTTATTATCagttgaaattattgagaataatatacatgtgttatacgtaaaccattcatttgttttgtaacctcattttacagcatggggctaaaaatgaggtagattcaaaacttatgtagcaccagggaatttttcaatggtaagtattcaatccccgttgctttctatggtggggtccacttgagctttagatattcctgattttttagcccatgctctaaaataatctcaaaaaataggtggacagtgtggatatagcccacacatcatggtgggacctacataacttgctaacaatgagtgatattagcacaggaaccaatgcaattccatctactctaattccaagcttttcaattcttcccaaacatggagtggaagtggcacggaccagatgaatcccatcccacataatcccttctaatcccacggcccaaacacgcccttaagtaagctctcaccgtggattacaACCCCCGTTTACTTTATGCCGCCGAAGAACCGGGTCCCCTCCAAATCCACGATGCAAAACGGCCCCTTATATTTTACCCAAGAAATAACTCGaagatagaacctgatggacagagcggatttcaCGTAAacaactggtgggccccacagatcacaCGTGTTTTACTCGCTACTAAACCAGGTGTTGCAGAGGACTCCGTTCCCATTTCCGCCAACTGTCGTGTCAGGCGGGCCACGTGGAGTCCTTTCCTGCGCTCTTTTCAAACATGCGGGTCAGACAGCGTGAGGAACCCGTGTAGGCGTGTGGAATTGAAAAGGCAAATGCAAGACAGGCAaacagagggagagggagagggagagagggagagagagagatagagcaaAAACGGCGAAGCGGCTCGGCTCTCGCTCGTCGATGATTATTCCGTCCGTTTCAGATGGCGGATTCCACGAGCTTTCAGAGAAAAACCTGAAAACCCAACCCATCTTTTTTAAACCTTCCCAACCTCTTTTAAACAAATTCggtaagaaaataataataaataaaagaagaaccCGCAAACCAGCAgccgatttttttaaaaaaatacctcCCAAATTgaaaaacgaagaagaagaagaagtcttcTCTTCTAGGGTTTGATCTGGTCCTGGGATTAGGATTTTGTGGTGGTGGGCCACCCATCCTGACATGGGCTGTGGCGGTTCCAAATCAGACGATCTACCGCTCGTAAGCCTCTGCAGAGAAAGGAAGGAACTGATCAGAGCCGCTGCTGACAGTCGATACGCTCTCGCCGCTGCCCACGTCGCCTACTTCCGTACTCTCTCCGACATCGGCCACGCCCTCCATCGCTTCGTCAACGAGGAGCTTTCCGTCCTCCCTCAATCCTCACCGTCCGCTCCTTCGTCGCCTGTCCTCACCCTCCCTCCTTCCTCCAAAGGCAAATCCTCCTCCTCTTCGTCTACGTCTCTCTCCCACTCCATTTCCCAGCACAATTCGCCTCCTGAGGACTCGGATTCCCACCTGCATTTCGATTCGGAATCTGCGTCCAATCACACGGACGAGGACGCTCGCAGAAGCGACGGTGGCGGGCCGTCCAGCCCGTACCAGCCCGCGGCGAATTACTACTACATGCGGTCGTCGACGGCAGTTCCTTCCGTTGTGTATGAGCAGCCACAGCCGCAGCCGCTCGACCCATTGCCGTCCAGCCCATCCAATTACTACTACATGCGGCcgtcgacggctatcccttctGTTGTGAATGAGCAGCCACCGCAGGGGCAGCCGCACGACCCTTTCTACGGGTCGGCGGGGTACTTTGGCTTTCAAATGGGATCGGCAGTAAACGATCCTTATTATAATGTCCAGCGGAGTCCTGAAAGGGCTCCGATGCCTCCCCCGCCACCCCCACCGCCTGAGGTCTCAACTTGGGATTTCTTGAATCCTTTCAGTTCGTTCGAGAACGGGTACCCTGGATATGGCTATGGATATCCGCAGGGAAGGTATGGATCGAGTTCGAGCATTAGTAGTCCGGATTCAACCCGAGTGAGGGAGCGAGAGGGGATTCCGGATTTAGAAGACGAAATGGCTGATCAAGAGCCGCTGCCTGTAAAAGAAGTGAAAAGGGAGAAGAAGTCGGAGGAAGATTTGGGCAGTGGTCCCAGTGAAGGGACTTCAAAGGCAGGGGCAGCAACAGTGCAGGATGATGGGAATGCTGGTTTGGCATCGGAGAAAGAGAGTAAGAGCAGTCCTGGGACCACCAGTGGTTCGAAGAGTACCGGAGGGGAGGGGCGTGTTAGGAAGAAAGGAGTGAGTTTTGAGATGGAACAGCCGGCAGTGGCAGAGAGCATTGAGTCTGCTCGGCCAAGTAGTTCAATTTCTTTGTCTACTAGCCATCGGACGCAGGATATCCGGCAAGGCACGCGGGATATTCGAGAAGTCGTGAAGGAAATCAAGGATCAGTTTGAGACAGCAGCAGATTGTGGCAAGGATTTGTCAGTGATGCTTGAGGCGGGCAAGCTGCGGTATCGGCGGAGGAATCCCATATTGGAAGGTGTGATGATTGAATCTCATTGTTGATTGAAAGTTGCTTTCTGTATTTTGAGCTATTGTTGGTGTGTTTGCAAAACTTACACACCTTGCAACAGCAATCTCTTGCAGGATGCTTGATGCTGTGGCTCCTCCTGCATTGACATCCTCACGGCCTTTAACTAAGCAGTCAAAACGGTCGGCTGCAAATAGTCCGAAAATGGCCAAGGCCCGGGATGGGGATTTTGAAAAGGCTGCGGGTATGAAGTCTGGGAACCTTTCTTCGACTTTGGAGAAGCTTTATGCATGGGAGAAGAAGCTTTATAAGGAAGTTAAGGTATGGCATCCGTGATTTTTCTAAACACTTCATAACACAGTACACACTTTGATAAGAGGCTCTTCTTTTATCCCGTAAGCATTTTATATACAAATGCTAGAAGACATCTAAAGATCACTGTGTAGAAGGACCCAAAACTGCTTGCCAATAGTGAATGGAACTATGGTCTTGTCTTGAATTTTAACGATAGCATCGATGTAACTTGGTAACAGATTATCATGGATTTGAAGAATAAACAACCACAGGAAGTTAAGTAAAATTAGTGGGCAGCACAATAAGTCAATCACTAAGAAGAAAGAAACAACTGCCAATGAATTATGCCATTATCCATTGTTGTGGTATCTTTTCAGAGTGCTTGGGGCAATGATCTATTACATTAACAGTAAGTGGTTCGAGCCAAACTTACTGAAAAGAAAAGGTTTTAGAGAGGTCAAATCATAAATAGTGCAACCTTGAACAAGTCACTATAAAGATTTGGGAAGAATCAGGAGGGCTTTGGGAAGGAGTTAAAAGTTGTGTGGGTGGTTGGAATATCTCTCTAGTGTTTCTAGAGCTTGGTCACGATTGGGTATAGGGACTGAGATGGTGATAAATTATGGTTTTTGGGCTGTGAGTTCTAGTCTTCTTTATTTGAGTGGTTAACGGAAACGGTCACCCCCATTACATGATACGGGGTTTGAATTAGTTCGTCATGGAAAAAAGGGGCCGTATGGGCCCGTATCAGTTGATATGCCATTACAAGCCGATACAACCATAAAGGGCCCATTTTGAAATTATTTCCAactattctctcattttccacttCTTTATTCATGTTAAGCATGAAGGAAACTTAAAAACTAAATTTAAGCTAGATGTAGGATTGTTTTGaagatcaaaatacaaaattgGGTAGGATTAGATGAACTGAAGCTGAGTGGACCATGTCGGGAAATATCTGAAGCACTAAgtatcatttttcttttatttttcgatcttctttttgttgtaccTATTGTAATGCcccctaatccaccaaatcatgctcaATGTGTGTTCTGAGCTTAAATAGTGATTATGTAACGACCTATAATTGTGCCATCAACTCGTCATTTTATTCATATGTCAACTTGTAATCTTAATTATATATTGATATTAAATATTGAGAAGCCTAAACATGGGAGTTTTACTGTTTTAGATTCAGTCTCAGGTTAATGGTATGAGGCAGACCGAGGCAACAATCTTACTAAAGAACGGCCCATTACagcatcaaatacatgtccaaaacTAGAAAAGAATACATAGTTTGTATACTCatgattttctgaaaatttctaatatcattttacatttttttcctttaaaaaaaatctactGTCCCATGGTGAATCATTACCGAATACCTTTTGGGGGGACTGCTGTGACTTTATTACAAGAGTTAACAAAAAGCCAATCCCTTTCTTGTGGTACTTTATAGCAGTTATCAAAGCCTCTCTTCCTATTGAGTATCCTTGTCTACTGTCTCTATTTCAAATGCTAGTTTTAGTTAGGATGAGGTTAGGAAGACTCCATAGGGTGATCCTGTGGAGAGTAGAGGAAGAGCACAAAGTTCATTTGATGAAGTAATATAACATGTGCGTGTTCAAAAGAGGAAGACATGGTTATGGTTGagcttctttttgttttgttttgtgtgtgtgtgtgtgtgtgtgtgtgtgtgaggtttGAGCCTTTTCTGCCGtgctcataccttaaatgtgcATGTGCATGGGCGGGGGTTAAAACCTCTCTTTTCCATTAGAATGAATAGGTCTTAGGGAGGTCAATTTTGTTCTGCTGCATCTTTACTTCATGTAACAAGAATTGCTAGGGGAAAAATTATGggaaattaataatttaaataactAAACCATGCAATATGAAATGACATGGGGCTTTTAAGCAATTTAAAGTGCATTTAGGGTGAAACTATGTCATAAGCCAATCCTTGAGTGCATTCATATAAGTCCTTGTGGAGATTGAGGAGACTTGTGAAAAGGTGTTTTAAGTTGCAAATCCTCACCACCATCGTCACGGCCTTGCCCCAGCTATTTGCAGTAGACTTACGAATCCTTTTACGCCAATCAAACCTAAGGCTCCGTCCTTTGTAAGTTAGCATACCTTCACATCCAATCTTACCACCTCAATCCAAAACCTTTTAGGTCTTCCTTTCAtcctccctttttttctttttttgaaggtTCCTCTCATCCTCTCTTTAGGCCCTTCAACCCTAGTCAATGTTCCCCTCGTTATAGAGCCATATCCAGTGTTCACTGCACAGGTTTTAAGGCAACATGGTTGTTAAAGACGAGTGAGGGGCCCAAAAGTTCCTACAGTTTAGTGTTTCCTAGGATTTGGTGGGTTGTGATGAGTTCCAAAAGGTGACTATAGGAAGGATGAGAACGGCGATGGAATATAATTTCAGCACAATGAAGTATCCCTAAGGGTCAGCTTTATTGGTTCAGTTCGCTTAGCTCCTTTCAGGAGTCTACTTTAAATATAGTTTTGACAGGAAAGAGAGAATTCTACAAGAGTCTTTGCCAGCAATACTATCTCATCTATATGATATCTCTGGATTACAAGCTGAGAACAGTGTGTGAAGGTTAGAGAATTATTGATCTTTTTCTGTCGATCTCTGTTGTGCTTTCCTAGGAAAGGAAGATAGTCTTCCTTCATGTGGGTAAGTTTGGGAATTGTCCTTGCTGAGTTCATGTTTTTTGTTGGAAGGCATGCTAACAGAAGATCATCTTTAAAGCTAGGGATTTTGGTTCAGAAGCATGCATATGGTGTTGCATAAGGCAGAAGTTCTGGTTCAACATATTTTtcttcaatgcatttcatgaagTTTTCCTCAGCCCATCAGGTGGGTCAGTTCATGCAAGCACTGATTATTGATTTCATGAAGCTTTCCTCATGAGGCCATTCTCCTATGAGGGGCTTTACCCCTCTTGGGAATGTCAATTTTGGAATTGTTCTGCATCGTGTCCCTATTTCGTGCATAGGAAGTTATGCTGAAATTTTATGTATTTTAAAGCATCGTTTATGGCAGTTGAAGTGGGCAAGGAGTTTTGAAATATGGGCCATGTGTAGGGCGTGATTCATGAGGAGTTCCAAGACATTAAAGATGGGGATATGATTGGAGAGATTGAATTTCCTGCACTCAAAGAGACGAGAATCAATATCATGTTCTGGATCCAAAAGGACACCTTTAGAATTCTTGAAACTGACTTTTAACTGTAGCTCTTAGGGCAGTCCAGGATTTATTGGGGTTGCAGGGTAGTTAGAGACTATGCCAATGTGAGAGTGGTTGATATGAACAGTgttttcaatatcttgcaatatcaccgatatatcccatgataaaTCTGTTATCCCAGTTGGGCAATATGAAACTCAGCTTTAGTATTCATATTTCATGGTATTGTGCAACATATCGCATGATATCGCGACATATTATGAATATCATGATATTGTGTGATATATCTACACTTCTCCTTTATAAAATCTTAATGTATCGTGTCATATATTGATATCAAGTGCCATATCGAAGGGGATAAAAAGGAAACCAACGCTGTTTTGCCTGGAAAATCCTAAAAAATTCGTAAAAatcgtttttcttttttcctgcaaaaaaaaaaaaaaacctctctaGCACATTGTAAGTTGATTTCGACCAGTCGACTCTAGTTtgttggaagaaaa contains:
- the LOC131236617 gene encoding protein ROLLING AND ERECT LEAF 2-like — encoded protein: MGCGGSKSDDLPLVSLCRERKELIRAAADSRYALAAAHVAYFRTLSDIGHALHRFVNEELSVLPQSSPSAPSSPVLTLPPSSKGKSSSSSSTSLSHSISQHNSPPEDSDSHLHFDSESASNHTDEDARRSDGGGPSSPYQPAANYYYMRSSTAVPSVVYEQPQPQPLDPLPSSPSNYYYMRPSTAIPSVVNEQPPQGQPHDPFYGSAGYFGFQMGSAVNDPYYNVQRSPERAPMPPPPPPPPEVSTWDFLNPFSSFENGYPGYGYGYPQGRYGSSSSISSPDSTRVREREGIPDLEDEMADQEPLPVKEVKREKKSEEDLGSGPSEGTSKAGAATVQDDGNAGLASEKESKSSPGTTSGSKSTGGEGRVRKKGVSFEMEQPAVAESIESARPSSSISLSTSHRTQDIRQGTRDIREVVKEIKDQFETAADCGKDLSVMLEAGKLRYRRRNPILEAISCRMLDAVAPPALTSSRPLTKQSKRSAANSPKMAKARDGDFEKAAGMKSGNLSSTLEKLYAWEKKLYKEVKDEEKLRLIYEKKCKQLKYLDDRGAESNKIDATQASIRKLLTKISITIKAVDAISSRIHKLRDEELQPQMTELIQGLITMWKNMVKCHQKQFQAILETKSHNLKGKTGIQRDSSMRAAMELEQELLNWCSRFNDWISTQKAYIEALNGWLLRWLLQEPEETADGIVPFSPSRVGAPSVFVICNDWYHAMERISEAEVSRAIHTFAARVHMLWEMQDEEQRQKLKAEYLSKDIEKRLKSLHKGSGMQGNRSALDGSVVLVSEKDSIVLPNDDRKMALDSMRKRLDEEREKHKEAVKRVHEVASGSLDMGFVPVFEAMENFTCETLKAHEEVRIQSSGGT